Proteins encoded in a region of the Schaalia hyovaginalis genome:
- a CDS encoding thymidine kinase, which produces MAKLYYRYGAMNSGKSTALLQAAYNYEERGQRVLLAKPLIDTKGDRTIVSRLGVAREVDLLVEPEVDLYALVSGIADEGAARGEPVACLLVDEAQFLEESQVDDLLELAVRASIPVLAYGIRTDFRTHSFPGSRRLLEVAHSLEELKTICRCGRKAMFNGRKIGERFVFDGAQVAIDGVEVTYESLCPSCYLEAGGVLPYRAARNARR; this is translated from the coding sequence GTGGCGAAACTCTATTACCGGTACGGGGCGATGAACTCGGGCAAGTCGACGGCCCTGCTCCAAGCGGCGTACAACTACGAGGAGCGCGGACAGCGGGTCCTCCTGGCCAAACCGCTCATCGACACCAAGGGGGACCGCACGATCGTCTCGCGCCTGGGCGTCGCCCGGGAGGTGGATCTGCTCGTCGAGCCGGAGGTCGACCTCTACGCCCTTGTGAGCGGGATCGCCGACGAGGGCGCCGCCCGCGGCGAGCCGGTCGCCTGCCTCCTCGTCGATGAGGCCCAGTTCCTCGAGGAGTCCCAGGTCGACGACCTCCTCGAACTGGCGGTGCGCGCGTCCATCCCGGTTCTCGCCTACGGGATCAGGACCGACTTCCGGACGCATTCCTTCCCGGGGTCCCGGCGGCTCCTCGAAGTGGCCCACTCCTTGGAGGAGCTCAAGACCATCTGCCGCTGCGGGCGCAAGGCCATGTTCAACGGGCGCAAGATCGGCGAGCGCTTCGTCTTCGACGGCGCTCAGGTGGCGATCGACGGCGTCGAGGTCACCTACGAGTCGCTCTGCCCCTCCTGCTATCTCGAGGCCGGGGGAGTCCTGCCCTATCGCGCCGCGAGGAATGCGCGCCGATGA
- the aspA gene encoding aspartate ammonia-lyase, producing the protein MGRAFRTEEDLLGTREVPLEAYWGIHTLRAIENYRISGLTIGDEPAFIRGMVTVKKASALANLEHGILPAQIAEAIIWACDQILEDGRCLDQFPIDAFQGGAGTSVNMNTNEVVANLALERLGFAKGRYSHVNPNDHVNKSQSTNDAYPSGFRLGLHEKVEGLIAELERLIDSLDSKGRQFANVLKMGRTQLQDAVPMSLGKEFEAFGVLLGEEIPRLRNNSALLLEVNLGATAIGTGLNTPEGYQETVVRHLRAITGLDIRGAENLLEATSDTGAYVSMHAAIKRLAVKLSKICNDLRLLSSGPRAGLGEIRLPERAAGSSIMPAKVNPVIPEVVNQVCFKVMGNDVALTFAAEAGQLQLNVMEPVIALSLFESINLLTNSMRTLREFCIIGIEANEDVCRNNVLDSIGIVTYLNEVIGHANGDIVGRECARSGRNVREVVLEMGLLDEATLDELLSVENLLRPKYRDARYYSGADPSVVEIVEEQEG; encoded by the coding sequence GTGGGACGAGCCTTTCGGACGGAAGAGGACCTCTTGGGAACCCGTGAGGTCCCGCTCGAGGCGTACTGGGGGATCCATACGCTCAGGGCGATCGAGAACTACAGGATCTCCGGCCTGACGATCGGCGACGAGCCCGCATTCATCCGAGGCATGGTGACGGTCAAGAAGGCCAGTGCGCTCGCCAACCTCGAGCACGGCATCCTCCCGGCTCAGATCGCGGAGGCGATCATCTGGGCGTGCGATCAGATCCTCGAGGACGGCCGCTGTCTCGATCAGTTCCCGATCGACGCCTTCCAAGGCGGTGCGGGGACGAGCGTCAACATGAACACGAACGAGGTCGTCGCGAACCTCGCACTCGAGCGCCTCGGCTTCGCCAAGGGGCGGTACTCGCACGTCAACCCGAATGATCACGTCAACAAATCGCAGTCGACCAATGACGCCTATCCGAGCGGCTTCCGCCTCGGGCTCCACGAGAAGGTCGAAGGGCTCATCGCCGAGCTGGAGCGCCTCATCGACTCCCTCGACTCCAAGGGGCGCCAGTTCGCGAACGTCTTGAAGATGGGGCGCACCCAGCTCCAGGACGCGGTGCCCATGAGCCTCGGCAAGGAGTTCGAGGCCTTCGGCGTCCTCCTGGGCGAGGAGATCCCGAGGCTGCGGAACAACTCCGCCCTCCTCCTGGAGGTCAACCTCGGGGCGACGGCGATCGGCACGGGGCTCAACACGCCCGAGGGCTACCAGGAGACCGTGGTCCGCCATCTCAGGGCGATCACGGGCCTGGACATCCGCGGCGCGGAGAATCTGCTCGAAGCGACGAGCGATACCGGCGCCTACGTCTCCATGCACGCCGCGATCAAGCGCCTCGCCGTCAAACTGTCGAAGATCTGCAATGATCTGCGCCTCCTCTCCTCGGGACCGAGGGCGGGGCTCGGTGAGATCCGCCTGCCCGAGCGCGCCGCGGGCTCATCGATCATGCCGGCGAAGGTGAACCCGGTCATCCCCGAGGTCGTCAACCAGGTCTGCTTCAAGGTCATGGGCAACGACGTCGCCCTCACCTTCGCGGCCGAGGCCGGTCAGCTCCAGCTCAATGTCATGGAGCCGGTGATCGCGCTGTCGCTCTTCGAGTCGATCAACCTGCTCACCAACTCGATGAGGACCCTGCGAGAATTCTGCATCATCGGGATCGAGGCGAACGAGGACGTCTGCCGGAACAACGTGCTCGATTCGATCGGCATCGTCACCTATCTCAACGAGGTGATCGGTCATGCGAACGGCGACATCGTCGGCCGCGAGTGCGCCAGGAGCGGACGGAACGTCCGCGAGGTCGTTCTGGAGATGGGCCTGCTCGACGAGGCGACCCTCGACGAACTCCTCTCCGTCGAGAACCTCCTGCGGCCCAAGTACCGCGATGCCCGCTACTACTCCGGCGCGGATCCCTCGGTCGTCGAGATCGTGGAGGAGCAGGAGGGGTGA
- a CDS encoding succinate dehydrogenase/fumarate reductase iron-sulfur subunit encodes MKLTIRVWRQPSSDRPGFFEEHVLEEADARMSVLELLDALNERLSEQGLAPVAFDSDCREGVCGACGLLVDGRPNGSGDNLPACHQRIGTRREGGTVTIEPFRSAVMPVVKDLVVDRCALDFLQGEAGASAAATGRAPDADAVPVARDAAERALDLGACIGCGSCVAACPNGSAALYAGARLASLALAPIPAKQRRARARAMARAVEIFGPCSGYGECALVCPAGIPLAVTGFVTRERWGALFAGEDE; translated from the coding sequence ATGAAGCTCACGATCCGGGTCTGGCGACAGCCCTCGAGTGACCGGCCGGGATTCTTCGAGGAGCACGTCCTGGAGGAGGCCGATGCGAGGATGTCGGTCCTCGAGCTCCTCGATGCCCTCAATGAGCGCCTGTCCGAGCAGGGGCTCGCCCCGGTCGCCTTCGACTCGGACTGCCGTGAGGGCGTGTGCGGCGCCTGCGGACTGCTCGTCGACGGCCGGCCCAACGGGAGCGGGGACAATCTCCCCGCCTGTCACCAGCGGATCGGGACTCGGCGCGAGGGCGGGACCGTGACGATCGAGCCCTTCCGCTCCGCCGTGATGCCCGTGGTCAAGGACCTCGTCGTCGATCGTTGCGCCCTCGACTTCCTCCAGGGGGAGGCGGGGGCATCGGCTGCGGCGACGGGGAGGGCCCCCGATGCCGACGCCGTGCCGGTTGCCCGCGATGCCGCGGAGAGGGCGCTCGACTTGGGCGCGTGCATCGGCTGCGGCTCATGCGTGGCCGCCTGCCCCAATGGATCGGCGGCCCTGTACGCGGGCGCGCGCCTCGCCTCCCTCGCACTCGCCCCCATTCCGGCGAAGCAGCGCCGGGCGCGGGCGCGGGCGATGGCGAGGGCCGTCGAGATCTTCGGACCGTGCTCCGGGTACGGCGAGTGCGCCCTGGTGTGTCCAGCGGGCATCCCGCTCGCGGTCACCGGCTTCGTCACGCGTGAGCGCTGGGGAGCGCTCTTCGCGGGCGAGGACGAGTGA
- a CDS encoding fumarate reductase/succinate dehydrogenase flavoprotein subunit — MTILPPIPRATAPSPPEGARGSRPPITEGEALNPGEPDGPPPGMWSDFVAGARLVAPSNRKRFTVLVVGTGLAGAGAAVALAELGYRVEAITVHDSPRRAHSVAAQGGINAVRGRGVDGDCLARFVKDTLKGGDFRARESEVFRLAEQSARVIDYMAALGVPFAREYGGSLATRSFGGVQVSRTFYSRGQTGQQLEIAAASALVREARAGRILLRTRTEMLELVVCEGRAAGVVARDLVTGEHLLLRAHAVVLATGGYGNLYFHSTLAKNSNATAAWRAHRAGAAFASPSFIQFHPTALPVSSDWQSKTTLMSESLRNDGRIWVPMDPQDPRPPGDIPEAERDYYLERRYPAFGNLTPRDIASRAASAEIRAGRGVGPGRNSVYLDFADALAAQGREAIAGKYANLFTMYRDATGEDPYTRPMRIAPGAHFTMGGLWVDYRLQSTIPGLFVAGEANAAYHGANRLGANSLLAACADGSFTIPHVVADYLAPRLADPLIDSGDAACRAALERVESRIGALLSNPGSTPAKRFHRELGAVMYEACGVTRTAESTSAGARRIRSLRAAFDEDARVTGRAGEFNPDLVEAMRIRDYLELGELACIDALNREESCGAHFRAEHVLPDGEARRDDAHWMCVSAWHSSAWDSGSPEFVHRREELRYRLVEPGTRDYR; from the coding sequence ATGACGATCCTCCCCCCGATCCCGCGCGCGACGGCCCCCTCGCCCCCCGAGGGCGCCCGAGGATCCCGGCCGCCGATCACCGAGGGCGAGGCCCTCAACCCCGGGGAACCGGACGGCCCGCCCCCGGGCATGTGGTCCGACTTCGTCGCCGGAGCCCGGCTCGTCGCCCCCTCGAACCGCAAGCGCTTCACGGTGCTCGTGGTCGGCACCGGCCTGGCCGGAGCGGGTGCGGCCGTGGCGCTCGCCGAACTGGGATACCGGGTCGAGGCCATCACCGTTCACGATTCGCCCAGGCGCGCCCACTCGGTCGCGGCTCAAGGGGGCATCAACGCGGTCCGGGGAAGGGGCGTCGACGGGGACTGCCTGGCCCGATTCGTCAAGGACACCCTCAAGGGCGGGGACTTCCGGGCCCGCGAGTCGGAGGTGTTCCGGCTCGCAGAGCAGTCGGCCCGGGTCATCGACTACATGGCGGCGCTCGGAGTCCCCTTCGCCAGGGAGTACGGTGGATCCCTGGCGACGCGTTCCTTCGGGGGCGTCCAGGTCTCCCGCACCTTCTACTCGCGGGGCCAGACGGGCCAGCAGCTCGAGATCGCCGCGGCGTCCGCACTCGTGCGCGAAGCCAGGGCGGGCCGGATCCTCCTGAGGACGCGCACGGAGATGCTCGAGCTCGTGGTCTGCGAGGGCAGGGCCGCAGGAGTGGTCGCCCGCGACCTCGTCACAGGGGAGCATCTCCTCCTCAGAGCCCACGCCGTCGTCCTGGCCACCGGGGGCTACGGGAATCTCTACTTCCATTCGACGCTCGCGAAGAACTCGAATGCGACCGCCGCGTGGCGGGCGCATCGCGCCGGCGCCGCATTCGCCTCCCCCTCCTTCATCCAGTTCCACCCGACGGCGCTGCCCGTCTCATCCGACTGGCAGTCGAAGACGACTCTCATGTCGGAGTCCCTGCGCAACGACGGACGCATCTGGGTGCCGATGGATCCGCAGGATCCGCGCCCGCCCGGGGACATCCCCGAGGCCGAACGCGACTACTACCTCGAGCGCAGGTACCCGGCATTCGGCAACCTCACGCCCCGCGACATCGCTTCGCGGGCGGCGAGTGCCGAGATCCGCGCGGGCCGCGGGGTCGGGCCGGGGAGGAACTCCGTCTACCTCGACTTCGCCGACGCCCTCGCCGCCCAGGGGCGCGAAGCGATCGCCGGCAAGTACGCGAACCTCTTCACGATGTACCGCGACGCCACGGGCGAGGACCCCTACACGCGGCCGATGCGGATCGCTCCGGGCGCGCATTTCACGATGGGCGGCCTCTGGGTGGACTACCGCCTCCAATCGACGATCCCCGGCCTCTTCGTCGCGGGGGAGGCGAACGCGGCGTATCACGGGGCGAACCGCCTGGGCGCGAATTCCCTGCTCGCCGCCTGCGCCGACGGGTCCTTCACTATTCCGCACGTCGTCGCGGACTATCTCGCCCCACGGCTCGCCGACCCCCTGATCGACAGTGGGGATGCGGCCTGCCGGGCGGCCCTGGAGCGCGTCGAGTCGCGCATCGGCGCGCTCTTGTCGAACCCGGGCTCGACGCCCGCGAAGCGCTTCCACCGCGAGCTGGGCGCGGTCATGTACGAGGCCTGCGGAGTGACGAGGACGGCCGAATCGACCTCGGCGGGTGCGAGGAGGATCCGCTCCCTGCGGGCGGCATTCGACGAGGACGCGCGCGTCACCGGTCGAGCGGGGGAGTTCAACCCGGATCTCGTCGAGGCGATGAGGATCCGCGACTATCTCGAGCTGGGCGAGCTCGCGTGCATCGACGCCCTCAATCGCGAGGAGTCCTGCGGCGCGCACTTCCGGGCCGAGCACGTCTTGCCCGACGGCGAGGCGCGACGCGATGACGCGCATTGGATGTGCGTGTCGGCATGGCACAGCTCCGCGTGGGATTCGGGGAGCCCGGAATTCGTCCACCGCCGCGAGGAGCTCCGCTACCGCCTTGTCGAGCCGGGAACGAGGGACTACAGATGA
- a CDS encoding succinate dehydrogenase codes for MPRAFAGLQAPERRPPSWVLRSILALSGLVMAAFVLVHMLGNLKLLIDPESMDAYAAWLRDVLVPLLPREGALWIARILLASCLIAHAWSALVLKARAAATRTRGARRKRPTGILAALMLPSGLILLAFIAVHLLDLTLGRIVQSEAFAPPDPQFHAAANVIASLARPAMAAFYALSLLALAAHLLHGIGLAAKDLGAVSRGSFALWRIVGVLVAAMILLGDGAIVIASLMTGAPA; via the coding sequence ATGCCGAGAGCTTTCGCCGGGCTGCAAGCACCCGAGCGCCGTCCGCCCTCCTGGGTGCTGCGCTCCATCCTCGCGCTCAGCGGACTCGTGATGGCCGCCTTCGTCCTCGTCCACATGCTCGGGAATCTCAAACTGCTCATCGATCCCGAATCCATGGACGCCTACGCCGCCTGGCTTCGGGACGTGCTCGTCCCGCTCCTGCCGCGAGAAGGGGCCCTCTGGATCGCCCGCATCCTGCTCGCCTCGTGCCTCATCGCACACGCCTGGTCCGCCCTCGTCCTCAAGGCGCGCGCTGCGGCGACGAGGACCCGGGGCGCGCGGCGCAAGAGGCCCACCGGCATCCTCGCCGCGCTCATGCTGCCCAGCGGCCTCATCCTCCTCGCCTTCATCGCCGTTCACCTGCTCGACCTCACCCTCGGCCGGATCGTGCAATCCGAGGCCTTCGCCCCGCCCGATCCGCAGTTCCACGCCGCCGCCAACGTCATCGCCTCGCTCGCCCGCCCGGCGATGGCCGCCTTCTACGCGCTGAGCCTGCTCGCCCTCGCAGCGCACCTCCTTCACGGCATCGGACTGGCCGCTAAGGACCTGGGCGCCGTCTCACGGGGCTCCTTCGCCCTCTGGCGGATCGTGGGCGTCCTCGTGGCGGCGATGATCCTCCTCGGCGACGGGGCGATCGTGATCGCCTCACTCATGACAGGGGCTCCGGCATGA
- a CDS encoding phosphopantetheine-binding protein, protein MGSIAELLGYSLVPEPDAAPDDEAPRGAPAASKADLAREAAIAAVLEETGLDPDAARVDLTLRGDLDLDDLGLYAIVARIEHDLSLVLPDDLVDSWGTLGSILDDTARLAAGE, encoded by the coding sequence ATGGGGTCGATCGCGGAGCTCCTCGGGTACTCGCTCGTGCCCGAGCCCGATGCCGCCCCCGACGACGAGGCTCCCCGAGGGGCGCCCGCCGCATCGAAGGCGGATCTGGCGCGCGAGGCCGCCATTGCGGCCGTGCTCGAGGAGACCGGGCTGGATCCGGATGCCGCCCGGGTGGATCTGACCCTCAGGGGGGACCTGGATCTCGACGATCTGGGGCTGTACGCCATCGTCGCGAGGATCGAGCACGACCTGTCGCTGGTCCTCCCCGACGACCTCGTCGACTCGTGGGGGACTTTGGGCTCGATCCTGGACGATACCGCGAGGCTCGCCGCGGGGGAGTAG
- a CDS encoding DUF3145 domain-containing protein: MRGTYTRGVLFVHSTPPALCPHIEWAVGAALGQEVHLQWTNQEAAQGLVRSEFSWVGPTGSGARLASALRGWEHLRYEVTEEATAATDGGRWSHTPALGIFHSQMDSVGNIVVPEDRIRAALERASTLEELQEGLDLALGQAWDDELEPFRHAGAGAPVRWLNNRVG, encoded by the coding sequence TTGAGAGGGACATACACCCGCGGTGTGCTTTTCGTGCACTCGACTCCGCCCGCGTTGTGCCCGCACATCGAGTGGGCCGTCGGCGCGGCCCTGGGGCAAGAGGTCCATCTCCAGTGGACGAACCAGGAGGCCGCTCAGGGCCTCGTGCGCTCCGAATTCTCCTGGGTGGGCCCGACCGGCTCGGGCGCGCGTCTGGCATCGGCGCTGCGCGGATGGGAACACCTGCGTTACGAGGTGACGGAGGAGGCGACGGCCGCCACCGACGGCGGCCGCTGGTCGCACACCCCCGCCCTCGGCATCTTCCACTCGCAGATGGACTCCGTGGGGAACATCGTGGTGCCCGAGGATCGCATCCGCGCCGCCCTCGAGCGCGCGAGCACCCTCGAGGAGCTGCAGGAGGGACTCGATTTGGCCCTCGGTCAGGCTTGGGACGACGAACTCGAGCCCTTCCGCCACGCGGGCGCCGGCGCGCCCGTCCGCTGGTTGAACAACCGGGTCGGCTGA
- the def gene encoding peptide deformylase, with protein sequence MTRREIRVIGDPVLRTPCEEIREIDQSVKSLVEDLLENVDMEGRAGLAANQIGVGLRAFSYNIDGEIGYVLNPRIVALSEDEYQDGDEGCLSVPDLWYPTQRAWYARVEGIDLDGKPITVEGEELMARCLQHETDHLNGMIYIDRLDRKTRKKALRDIRNSSF encoded by the coding sequence ATGACCCGCCGCGAGATCCGCGTCATCGGCGATCCGGTGCTGCGCACGCCCTGCGAGGAGATCCGGGAGATCGACCAGTCGGTCAAGTCCCTCGTCGAGGATCTGCTCGAGAACGTCGACATGGAGGGGCGGGCGGGCCTCGCCGCGAACCAGATCGGCGTGGGGCTGCGGGCCTTCTCCTACAACATCGACGGCGAGATCGGTTACGTCCTCAATCCGAGGATCGTCGCCCTGTCCGAGGATGAGTACCAGGACGGTGACGAGGGCTGCCTCTCGGTTCCCGACCTCTGGTACCCGACGCAGCGCGCATGGTACGCGCGGGTCGAGGGCATCGATCTGGATGGGAAGCCGATCACGGTCGAGGGCGAGGAGCTCATGGCCCGCTGCCTCCAGCACGAGACCGATCACCTCAACGGCATGATCTACATCGATCGCCTGGACCGGAAGACCCGGAAGAAGGCGCTGCGCGACATCCGCAATTCGAGTTTCTGA